Genomic segment of Arvicola amphibius chromosome 7, mArvAmp1.2, whole genome shotgun sequence:
CAGCTGGACAAGCTCCCGCAGAAGACAGAGTCTGATTGTAGCTTTCCTGAGCTTCAGGACTCTACTTCCCCTAACTAAATTATCAATGAACAAGCTCCGGGAGCCATGGAACCTTCCATAAATCAGCCGGGTGATAAACTTAATGCTTGCCGTTGGCCTCACACACTGTTTCTTTCTCCTACTTGGAGGTGGAGCCCATACTCTGTGCCCTGCCTGATTCTACCCCGGGGCTGGTAGAAACACCAGCTGAGCACATTTAAACAACGCTGCCTTCAAAGAGACTTTATTTTCCTCTACTCCTTACGCAACGTTGTAGCTAGCCTGCAATACTGTGACACGCAGGATTTCAGGTTATAGCTGGGGAAACATAATTTTTAGAATCCCTTTTTGGAAGATAATGCACAACAGACAGATGGGGGAATTGTGAATGTGAATTTCTCTTAAGACCTAGGTCAATGATTAGAGACAACTGAAGTTCCGAGGACCTTGGCTTTGTCCTCTGGGACTATTACTGTGTTCTTTGGGATGCATCACTGAGTTGAGGAATGTGAGTCTCATCTAGACAGGTCAGCGGGACCCGGCCAATAGTGATGTGTCATTAGCTAAGAGTCTGAACTGTTTTCTTCGGGACTGAACTCACATTGAAGACGCTACTTTTGATACCTAGGGCAAAGGTTTAtctgtgtctgccttctctttctgaTAACCCTGTCCAAAAGCTTGCCCCGACTTCCTATGTTCAAAAGAGGCATTTcccaaagaagccaaagaaaacctTTGTTTATGTACCACACAAGCTCAGAGTCCTAATCTTGCCAATTTGTGATTCCAGCTTCCAGGCTGGCTTGCTTAGGGAACTGAAAATTAAGTTGCAATCAGAgctatattattaattaataggCGATAAACATATGGCTACAAGAAGCCTCACTTATAATTGCACCAAAGACAGTCACAGCCTGCATTTTAATCATGTCTATGATTGGATACACCTCCTGATGATGGAGCTAAGGAGTGTAATTGTTTAATCACAAGGGTCCATTGGGAACCTTTAGAAGGGCAGTACTATGGGCaagtgatacttttttttttttaaattttgagatatgGTTTTTCTGTAGTATgtagaatctgtcctggaactcgctctgtagatcaggctggcctccaactcacagagatccacctctcctctctcccaaattctgggattaaaggtgtgcaccaccactgcctggcaaattaAATTTCAGAAAACTTCTCTATACAGAAGAGCCCAATACTGGGTTCAAGAAAAGAGACTAGAAATGGGTCTTACCCTGCAGGCCTTGTGTCTTCAATGGCTCTGTCCACTGGAATCAGGTCACTAAGGTAGACATtgaagtttccttcttcccatcttcgttctgcctctttcttctttccaggtgGAACAACCACAGGGCGCCCAAACTGACCTGGAGCATTGGGGTCCCTTGGAGAAAGGGTCACGTCTATTCTCAGCACACGGTGCCTTCCAGGGTTTTCAGGGGTATTTGTGTGGCTTTGCTGGTACAGCCCAGTCTGGGCTTTGGCAGTCCAGTTTCTTCTTCCTGGATGGAGTCCCCCTGCTAAGGACAGCTTGGCTTGAGACACTGCTCTCTGTGGAGCTAGCAGAGAGGAAGATGTCTCGCTTTGATTCCTGGGGATGTGTTTCTCTTGGCTTCCACCCAGTAATTTAGGGACGATAGTTTGGGTTTTCGAATCGGGCACCTCTTTGGTATCTGTCCTTGGGTCCTCCTCTTTGGTTATAACCACGACCTGGCTTTCTGAGATATTAAGTTTCTTCCCTGGTGCCACTTTGGCACCAACATCTTCTGGCAAGCCTCCCAACTGTGTCTCATTCATAGATTGCTTCTTTAAACGACCTGTATTAGCAATAAACTTAAAAAGAGGTAACACTTTATGGACTTTGTGTTTTAGTTCTTTGCCCTTAGCTTCAGTTTGCTTTATGGCTATGGCTTCCCCAGATTTCAGCATTGGTGAGTTGGCCAAGTGTGTCTTCGATTTTGTTACTGTCTGTGACTGCTGCTTTGAGCTGTCAGTCCTGACCCTGATGGTCACATTCAGGGTCCTTTCAGATGTTTGCTTTGATGCATGCCTGCTGAGAGTGTGATTCTCTGGGGCCTCTTGTTTTGTAGTGAAGGCTTCTGTGTGTACTGATATATTGGTCAGTGGCGTTCCTCTTGATGCCACGGATGGGGTCCTCTGTGATGAAACTGTTGTTTGCTTGGGAGTCATGTGCTGGGAGGAGGCTTTAGGTTTACTGTCTctcccatctgtcttctgcatgGTAAGAGGCTCAGGGAGGGTTCGCAGATGTGCAGCGTGCCACAAATGTACAGCTTTTTCCCTTCCCAAGGGGATCTGCATTTTCCCTCTCCTCTGGACCTGGTCCATATGCTCGTCAACCTCGAGTAGTGCGTGGTCCTCTGCCTTTCTAAAGTTCTCCTTTCCCCAAACTCCATTCCGGGGCAGCCTCATTTCTGGAATGTTGTTGTAAAGGATCTTCGTTTGATCTGGCTGGCCTCTGATCCctgtctgctctctcctcctGATGTCTTCTCTAAGTATTCCAGTGCTGATCTCACTGAATGAGAGGCGGAGAGCTGCCATGTCAAAGAGTAGCCAGATGACAGAAGCTACAAATATAAATGCCAAGACTCGCCCACTTCCTCGGAAAAACTTTCGGATCTTGTTCATTGTACAAAGGCGTGCTCTGCAGCGTGCCCTCCCTCTGAGTCTGCTTACCTGGAGTGGAGAGAGAATTCAGaaagcagcagtagcagcagcagcagcagaagcagcagcagccagtcCTCCCCTCCTGAACCTAGCAGGAAACAGACGTCCAAGGGGGAAAAGCTCAGCTCCTACTGACTGCCTGTCACTCTCTGCCTGCGTGGCATTTCACTGCAAAGCATCGATGCCTGCTCACTAGCCCTGGCTAAACCCTAGTAAACACTGGCCCCAGGTGACTCCCCGAGCAGTCAACTGCAGCCACAGGATAGTTCACTGTATCTTGTCTGGGAGGGCCCATGTCCACCTTCCTTCAAGTCCAAGAAAAGGTGGGGCTAGGATGGTGCTGCCTGCTGCcgcctgcttctctcctcccagttccctgcATGCTGTAACCCAATACCACTTctcagaaggaaaacatttcaagCCATTACCCAGAAAACTTCATTCAGCTCTCACCTTCTGGGTTatatgagagagtgtgtgttttaAGGGCAATTAAACAGAAGGCAAACTAACTTAGAGGGTATGTGTTCCTGGTTTGTAACCCCACCTACCCCACTCGTACTTATTAACCCTGTGA
This window contains:
- the Galnt5 gene encoding polypeptide N-acetylgalactosaminyltransferase 5, whose protein sequence is MNKIRKFFRGSGRVLAFIFVASVIWLLFDMAALRLSFSEISTGILREDIRRREQTGIRGQPDQTKILYNNIPEMRLPRNGVWGKENFRKAEDHALLEVDEHMDQVQRRGKMQIPLGREKAVHLWHAAHLRTLPEPLTMQKTDGRDSKPKASSQHMTPKQTTVSSQRTPSVASRGTPLTNISVHTEAFTTKQEAPENHTLSRHASKQTSERTLNVTIRVRTDSSKQQSQTVTKSKTHLANSPMLKSGEAIAIKQTEAKGKELKHKVHKVLPLFKFIANTGRLKKQSMNETQLGGLPEDVGAKVAPGKKLNISESQVVVITKEEDPRTDTKEVPDSKTQTIVPKLLGGSQEKHIPRNQSETSSSLLAPQRAVSQAKLSLAGGLHPGRRNWTAKAQTGLYQQSHTNTPENPGRHRVLRIDVTLSPRDPNAPGQFGRPVVVPPGKKKEAERRWEEGNFNVYLSDLIPVDRAIEDTRPAGCAEQLVHNDLPTTSIIMCFVDEVWSALLRSVHSVLNRSPPHLIKEILLVDDFSTKDYLKADLDKYMSQFPKVRILRLKERHGLIRARLAGAQNATGDVLTFLDSHVECNVGWLEPLLERVYLNRKKVACPVIEVINDKDMSYMTVDNFQRGVFTWPMNFGWRTIPPDVVAKSGIKETDVIRCPVMAGGLFSIDKSYFYELGTYDPGLDVWGGENMELSFKVWMCGGEIEIVPCSRVGHIFRNDNPYSFPKDRMKTVERNLVRVAEVWLDEYKDLFYGHGDHLIDQGLDVGNLTQQRELRKKLRCKSFKWYLDNVFPDLKAPVVRASGVLVNVALGKCISIENTTATLEDCDGSSQLQQFNYTWVRLIKHGQWCMAPRTDKGPLRLQPCDNRNTSLKWLHKSASGFHPELVDHIVFENYKQLLCMEGNASQKTLKVATCNPMEPYQKWKFERYYEG